A window of the Deltaproteobacteria bacterium genome harbors these coding sequences:
- a CDS encoding carboxypeptidase regulatory-like domain-containing protein, whose product MTKRTLFHGIAWVALAVAAFLPGSALAAVTGITGPSDVRYNYTAVFTATGSAAVDYHWKFTPGDTNGITVLNSARITWLADLYPTDDYDPAVVLMTVKDLLEQTEYSRNINVYRPVSIFYKDLIPKYVLPGKHTRSEHGVDKINGTGGRYGTYQWIFTGPAWATFFYAGNNKVANFTGPTAGSYAGEYTVTLQDGLPGTDSVNIWVPVRIEEGPVIVAEGGAPIFYHITGMPDGINYTPRLMTGTDSSATEVTGDVQYGNITAQIGPSVGGVYTLTYTPPANASTFNKFYIICEPDQALNFPAYGNIYRPLPFGPMIVRDTRNFSGQLLDTNTRLPIVGAKVSLYAPSPYRGFTTTNALGEFFFGPLPSANMYAFSISAPGYTNGKVSSQYLAENVPGNAQISVDPASAAFVSGNVRRPDGSLLGPNEDAVVGLVRKYWDGTVPMVELLGELSIVGSSYYLSLAAVPPNPPQAGVHDYVLMAYTEGLYTEYVLPDGTNFPYAGVDLTLSNTYKGVVIGTIPYMNDGIPVPITGGLRVAGVNTKKDLVTGDLIGQFPAGFVEIRPAGIEIDELTGAPLGANLIGDITDNQNGDDIGRSTFAYAVPSITFVDVRDDNMEGNNELVGDRWYRVKMPLDLTVINKGSLEQGLMWVRSSVGNVLDLKSCESSHIAASNIYAIDYLGDGRTGSVYFDSGSRGKWFAVGGQCDEGIDNEGGYDFAPFERYEIFGCFVSTVMAESGGRTGGSGLLAAALLLAGLLFTRRN is encoded by the coding sequence ATGACAAAGCGTACTCTTTTTCACGGCATTGCCTGGGTGGCGCTGGCCGTTGCGGCTTTCCTGCCGGGTTCGGCCCTTGCCGCCGTTACCGGAATAACCGGCCCATCCGATGTCCGCTATAACTACACAGCCGTTTTCACGGCCACGGGAAGCGCCGCCGTGGATTACCACTGGAAGTTTACACCCGGTGATACCAATGGCATAACGGTCCTGAACTCGGCCAGAATAACCTGGCTGGCCGACTTGTATCCGACGGACGACTACGATCCCGCCGTGGTTTTGATGACCGTCAAGGACTTGCTTGAGCAGACGGAGTACTCGCGGAACATCAACGTCTACAGGCCCGTAAGCATATTTTACAAGGACCTTATTCCCAAATACGTGCTTCCGGGCAAGCACACCCGCAGCGAACACGGCGTGGACAAGATCAACGGAACAGGCGGCAGGTACGGTACCTACCAGTGGATATTCACCGGGCCGGCCTGGGCCACCTTTTTTTACGCGGGCAACAACAAGGTCGCCAATTTCACCGGCCCCACTGCGGGCAGCTACGCCGGGGAATACACCGTAACCCTACAGGACGGCCTTCCGGGCACGGACTCCGTCAATATATGGGTTCCCGTCCGTATTGAGGAGGGGCCCGTGATCGTGGCGGAAGGCGGAGCACCCATATTCTACCACATCACGGGAATGCCGGACGGGATAAATTACACCCCAAGGCTCATGACCGGAACCGACTCCAGCGCCACCGAAGTAACAGGCGACGTCCAATACGGCAACATCACCGCCCAGATAGGGCCCTCCGTGGGCGGGGTTTACACCCTCACCTACACGCCTCCGGCCAACGCTTCCACCTTCAACAAGTTTTACATCATCTGCGAGCCGGACCAGGCACTCAACTTCCCCGCCTACGGCAACATCTACAGGCCCCTGCCCTTCGGCCCCATGATCGTCCGGGACACCAGGAATTTTTCGGGCCAGCTCCTTGATACCAACACCAGGCTGCCCATAGTGGGAGCAAAGGTCTCCCTTTACGCCCCGTCTCCCTACAGGGGCTTCACCACCACCAACGCTTTGGGCGAATTTTTCTTCGGCCCCCTTCCCTCGGCCAACATGTACGCGTTTTCGATTTCCGCGCCAGGTTACACAAACGGCAAGGTAAGCTCCCAGTACCTTGCCGAAAACGTTCCGGGCAATGCCCAGATATCCGTCGATCCGGCTTCTGCGGCCTTTGTTTCGGGCAACGTAAGGCGTCCCGACGGCTCCCTTCTGGGGCCGAACGAGGACGCGGTGGTGGGCCTGGTCCGCAAGTATTGGGACGGAACCGTTCCCATGGTCGAATTGCTGGGCGAACTTTCAATTGTCGGATCGTCCTATTACCTGTCCCTGGCCGCAGTTCCCCCCAACCCGCCCCAGGCCGGGGTTCATGATTACGTCCTCATGGCCTACACCGAAGGCCTCTACACCGAGTACGTGCTGCCGGACGGCACCAATTTCCCCTATGCCGGCGTGGACCTCACCCTTTCCAACACCTACAAGGGCGTGGTCATAGGAACCATCCCGTACATGAATGACGGCATTCCCGTGCCGATCACCGGCGGCCTCCGGGTGGCCGGCGTCAACACGAAAAAGGACCTTGTGACGGGTGACTTGATCGGCCAGTTTCCTGCGGGTTTCGTGGAAATCCGCCCGGCCGGAATTGAAATTGACGAACTTACGGGCGCTCCCCTGGGCGCAAATCTCATAGGCGACATCACCGACAACCAGAACGGCGATGACATTGGCCGCAGCACCTTCGCCTACGCGGTGCCCTCCATCACTTTCGTGGACGTGCGGGACGACAACATGGAAGGCAACAACGAGCTGGTGGGCGACAGGTGGTACAGGGTCAAAATGCCCCTTGACCTCACCGTGATAAACAAGGGAAGCCTGGAGCAGGGCCTCATGTGGGTCCGCTCTTCGGTGGGCAACGTGCTGGACCTCAAAAGCTGCGAATCCAGCCACATAGCGGCAAGCAACATTTACGCCATCGACTACCTTGGCGACGGGCGCACCGGAAGCGTTTATTTCGATTCGGGCTCAAGGGGAAAATGGTTCGCGGTGGGCGGCCAGTGCGACGAGGGCATAGACAACGAGGGCGGATACGACTTCGCTCCCTTTGAGCGCTACGAAATCTTCGGCTGCTTCGTTTCCACAGTAATGGCCGAAAGCGGAGGGCGGACGGGCGGATCGGGCCTTCTGGCTGCGGCCCTCCTGCTGGCCGGGCTTTTGTTCACACGCCGCAACTGA